The following nucleotide sequence is from Diospyros lotus cultivar Yz01 chromosome 3, ASM1463336v1, whole genome shotgun sequence.
TTATGAGAACTCCATTCCTAGAAATGTCCAAAATACTTGAAGCAATGAAGTATAGAAACTTGGAGCCAGCACTGAACTGGGCTGCTACCAATCATGATAAATTGATTCAATGTGGATCAGATCTGGAGCTGAAACTTCATCGCTTGCAGTTTGTGGAAGTACTacagaagagaggaagagatgaaGCTCTCAATTATGCCAGAACATTCCTTGCTCCATTTGCTTCCAACCATATGGCTGAAGTCCAAAAGCTTATGACAAGTCTACTGTGGGCTGGAAAGCTTGAGAGTTCCCCCTACTCTGAATTGTTGTCGGCAACCCATTGGAGTAAATTGGCTGAGGAGCTGACCCTGCAGTTCTGCAATATCTTGGGACAGTCTTATGAGAGCCCATTGAGCGTGACAATAGCTGCTGGAGTGCAAGGGTTGCCAACCCTACTGAAGCTGATGAATGTGATGACAGTGAAGAAGCAAGAATGGCAGTCAATGAAGCAGTTGCCTGTGCCAGTAGATTTGGATCGTGAATTCCAATTCCACTCTGTCTTTGTCTGCCCTGTGAGTCGTGAGCAAGCAAGTGAAGAGAATCCACCAATGTTGTTATCGTGTGGGCATGTGCTGTGCAAGCAATCCATCACAAAGCTGTCGAAGAATAACAGCACCAGGCCCTTCAAGTGTCCATATTGCCCATCTGAGGCCGAGGTAGGAAAATGTAAACAGTTGTATCTCTGATTGGCACCCAGTGTCTATGCAGGTGGTGTCGGGCCCCTTTCTCTCAAGAATGTACTGAATCATGTTATGTGGAGAGAGTTGGTATGGTGAATATTTCTAGTCAGAATTTGATTTCGTTGATGGTCTTTTACTGCAAGGGGCGGTCGTTTATATCCCTGGACTTATAGTGTACTTCGTTTATGATTCAGTGTATGTATATAGATATTCTTTGGCATATTAACATGTGGGGGGGAATGAGTTCAGCAGCTTCAGTTTGTATCTTCCACTTGAGCTCTGCCTCTGCTCGTGGTCTCGGCCTCTAGAAGAATTACTTGAAAGTTCCAGAGACTTTCACCGCTAATCTTCTCTAGGTTAGTTCCCAGTTGAGTCGAGGTAGGAGTGTTCCGCTATCTTGTTTGTCCCAATAGGAAGCAGATACATAAACTACGTATGTTCCTTCAAGCGCCACATGAAGAAGGGATACGGACTACAACTTATTTCATTTCTCTTCGTTCCCTGAAGAGGGGGCAACTGGGGATTTTGTTTGTTAAGAATGGCTAAAGCTAAAGCAGAAGAATTAACTGcaacttcttttttctttgttgtttttccaAAGTAGACCCATTTCCCTGGACGGCATGGTGCCGTTTTAAATACCTAAATTATACAGTAAGGTGTGGTTTCTTAGATCAAGAAGCCAATAATAATAGAAACAAGGGACTTTCGAAACAAAACAAGGAAACCAGGTTCAATACGTGATAAATGCTGCCAAGAGTTTTGAgcaaaatgaaacaaaattaagaagCCAGGTTTGTGGAAATGTATCCAAGTGTTCCATTATTATAGTTTTGAGCAAACAATGACAGTTACAAGAAGTATCACATACATAACCCACTGGAGATGCCTGCAAATGTCTACCTACCTGAGGATGCAAACATAGTGTTTTCTAAGTAAATATACATTTGCTTCTGTTTATTCTTTATTCAACCTAGGTTGCAAGTTCAAACCACTCTACATTTAAACAGAAATGGGAGACTCTGTCAGGTCAATTATTTCGGGGCAAGCATTCCAGACTTTCCTCTTCTTGCTACTTGAACCAGTAGTTCTGTAGCCAGGCGAGGGGGATAACAAATCTATAACCTCAACCTCGCACGGGACTTTTGGAGGCGGATCAGTATCGGCAGCTCTGACGGCAGACAATTCTTCTCCTGCTGGCTGCTCCTCCATCAATACAGAGACATCTCTGCCTGTATATGTTAGACCTGAAGTCGACAATTGTACTGGGGATGTAGACAAAGAAAGCGGCTGCATCTGATTCTTATTTGAACTAGCCAAGTCCCCTGACAATCCCGTGCCAGTATCTTCCGCGCGTCCACTGTGGTCAGCAGTGGACAACTCCTTAATGCTCGTCAACCGATCTCTCTGACCGTCAACCCTGTCAGTTGGAGATCCACATGGACTACTACTCTTGTCGCCCCacccatcttcatcttcatcttcatggAGGCTCCCAGTGTAGCAAGGAAGCTCATccattgaacaaacttgaaccCTCATGTGTTCTGGTAGGCTTGGGCAACCAGCAGAATACTTTGTGTATTTTGTCGACAAGAAGTTCACAGTGAGGTGCAGGCTGACAATAAAAGTAAAAGACGGAAGCAATGAAACGGCATGTGGAGAAAAAACCATGAATAATAATCAGATTCAAGAGGAAGTGTCATGCATACTTCTGCCAGGCCGGGAGGGTGAGCATTGTATAGACAAGTTTGATCTTATTGGCAAGACCAGAGAGGGATTTAAGAGTTGCAGCTGCCTTTCGCGCTGCGAGTGATTCTCTTGGGTGCTGCCAGGCCCATTCGAACTACAAGttccaaaataaaatcataacccTTTTATCCCCCAAACAGATATATGAATGACTGAGCCACAGGGCTAAGACACTTATGACTGCTGATATTAGATAATCATATagattcattaaaaattatgtaagtGTTCCCTATCTCAAACCACTCAAAGTTGAAATCGAATTAAATTCAGCAGTCTTTGCATATGCTATAGTCTGGAATTAGGGGTTTACAGGGGAAAGGAAAACagcatgaaaataaaataagtcgCATTCATAGATTTTAATGGATAAGCaaaataatagataatttttGACAACTGAGTAAGCGAGTAAAACTAACCCAAATTTAATCCCACTGTCAACTGACCAGCTTCAAAcaataatccaagagaggaaaatgttcaaaaaaaaaaaaagtttaccTGAAGAGCAGATACGTTGGTAGGGAAACCATagatgcacaaaaccatttccCAAGGGCGCTTTCTCTTCGTCCTCC
It contains:
- the LOC127798126 gene encoding protein RMD5 homolog, yielding MELNTIKDAFDRVTKKQKLSSSKSQELIEQLGQEIEQALLEIKSVNDTTSQYDHKLIFTELATKLNDIAPLSQVESTQKELNIALSRYPKILEKSFNPDISKAYRNVDFDTHTVNQIIASHFYQEGLFDIGDCFIDEAHETDAAVMRTPFLEMSKILEAMKYRNLEPALNWAATNHDKLIQCGSDLELKLHRLQFVEVLQKRGRDEALNYARTFLAPFASNHMAEVQKLMTSLLWAGKLESSPYSELLSATHWSKLAEELTLQFCNILGQSYESPLSVTIAAGVQGLPTLLKLMNVMTVKKQEWQSMKQLPVPVDLDREFQFHSVFVCPVSREQASEENPPMLLSCGHVLCKQSITKLSKNNSTRPFKCPYCPSEAEVGKCKQLYL
- the LOC127798127 gene encoding uncharacterized protein LOC127798127, whose protein sequence is MGTRKSQLEVSETLNSVGQGQEDEETRVGGGFFACYLLTSLSPRHKGHTYIGFTVNPRRRIRQHNGEIRCGAWRTKRKRPWEMVLCIYGFPTNVSALQFEWAWQHPRESLAARKAAATLKSLSGLANKIKLVYTMLTLPAWQNLHLTVNFLSTKYTKYSAGCPSLPEHMRVQVCSMDELPCYTGSLHEDEDEDGWGDKSSSPCGSPTDRVDGQRDRLTSIKELSTADHSGRAEDTGTGLSGDLASSNKNQMQPLSLSTSPVQLSTSGLTYTGRDVSVLMEEQPAGEELSAVRAADTDPPPKVPCEVEVIDLLSPSPGYRTTGSSSKKRKVWNACPEIIDLTESPISV